The genomic stretch TTTAAACAATATTTGTATCCAGGATGATCATCGAAAGAGATATTATCTTTTTCTAAATCAAATAATATTTTATGTTTTTCAAACCCTTGCCAATATTTATCACTAGTCATTTCATTAATTAACTTTCCATCTATTTTACCAGCATATACTTTTACTCCTGCTTTGCTTAATTCTCCTGCTAATCCTGAATGGTCTGCATGAAGGTGAGTCACTAATAAATAAGTATTGTTTAAGTCTAAACCTAACTTTTTAATTCCCTTCATTAATGCATATTTACATTCTTTTCTATTAAATCCTGTATCAATAATTAAATTTTTGTCCTCTGAAATTATTATGTAGCTATTTAAAGCACGTAGAGGATTATTTGGTAAAGGAATTTCATTTAAATAAATACTTGTATATACTTTAGTTAACATTAATATCCCAATTCCTTTCCTACTATTATTACCTTTATTCTATTACTAAATTGGCTATTTATAACAGTGAAATAGTTGCAAATTCTATCACTACTTTTATAATCCATACAATATCCAACTTTCGTACAGGGGGTATTCTTTCCTAACCTTTTTTCATCTAGTGGTACTGCATAATTTCTTACTCTTTTTCCCACCTCTCCCAAATCTTTAACAATTTTATTTATACCAGCTATTATAATTATTTGTTTAGGTCCATATATAATTGACGCTGCTCTACTTCCATATCCATCAATATTATACAGCTGTCCATCCTCAATTAAAGTATTGGTACTAGACAGATAGGTATCAGCACTAAAACTATATATATTTGTTTTTTCTCATAACTTGTTATACCCTCCTTATGCTTGTCTAAGAAAATATAATTACCTTCTCTCATCATATTTATTATGCCCCTTTGAAAAAGAGTCATTGAATCACCAGCGGTTACAACTGATTTTTCTGGTATTAATTCTTTAATTTTTTCTTTTAAACTAGCTACATTTTCAACATAAAATACTTCATATTATGCTTTTTAAAATTATTTATCGTTCTCTCAATTCTTTTATTAATATACCAATGAATATTTTCAGTCAATTATTTGACCTCCTATCTATATTACATTTTCAAAAATGATAACATGAAATTCCAATTACCTCAAGGATTACACAGAGTAAAATTATGTTTTTAGGGAATTATAAATTTTGGAGGTGAATAATATTGATAGAATTTATGCCTAAACAAGTATTTTATGAACCTGACGCTTTAAATTATCCCCTTGGGAAAAAACTTATAAATTACTTTGAAAAAACAAATATACCAATGAAACCTACAACTTCCCATAATAGGGTTATTGGTATTGTTGGTGATACTCCAGGAGAAGCTTATAGAGAAGCAAAACATACTTTAGTTATTGGAGTTAGAAGGAGTAAAACTTTTCAAACCTGTAAACCTTCTGCTCATTATCAACTTCCTCTAGCTACCTCCTGTCCTGGTATGTGTGAATATTGCTATTTATCTACAACATTAGGCCCAAAACCTTATTTAAGAATATACGTTAATATTGAAGAAATATTAGATATAACTAAAAATATTATTGAATCTAGAGCACCAGAGATAACTATATTTGAAGGTGCTGCTACATCAGACCCTATACCGGTAGAAAAATATACTGGAAATCTTAAAAAAACTATAGAGTTTTTTGGTCAAGAACCTTTAGGACGATTTCGATTTGTAACTAAATTTACTGATATAGAAAATCTTTTAAATGCAGAACATAATAACCATACACGGTTTAGATTTAGTTTAAACTGTCAACAGGCAATTAAACAATTTGAACATGGAACACCACAGCTTTTGGATAGAGTAATAGCAGCATCAAAAATGCTAAAATCAGGCTATCCTATAGGATTTATTATTGCACCAATATTTAAATTTGAAAATTGGCAAGATGAATATACAGAACTTTTTACTTTATTAGAAAAATACTTATATGAAAATATGCCAAGCAATTGGTCACCTAAAGATTTAACTTTTGAGTTTATATCTCACCGGTATACTCTTAGAGCTAAATCTAATATTCTCAATGTCTTCCCTAAGAGTAAACTTCCTATGAAAGAAGAAGAACGAAAGTTTAAATATGGACAATTTGGATACGGTAAATATGTTTATGACCCAGATGATATAAATGAATTAAAAGAATTTTTTCTAAATAAAACAGAAAAATATTTTCCAGGAGCAAAAATAGAATATTTTATATAGATTATTTTTTGCTCCTAGGATAATCATTCTTAATAAACACTAGAAAGTTTTTTATATAATTAATAAAACTTTCTATATCCTCCTCAGTAGTATCAAAGGAAGTTACTAATCTAATGATATTTTCTTTTTCATTAATTAGATAAACAGAGAATTCTTCTTGCAATGGCCCATTCCATCTTTTAGGTATTTTAACAAAAAGTATATTCCCTAAAGACTTATTAATAATTTCTACACCTGGAA from Tissierellales bacterium encodes the following:
- the splB gene encoding spore photoproduct lyase, translating into MIEFMPKQVFYEPDALNYPLGKKLINYFEKTNIPMKPTTSHNRVIGIVGDTPGEAYREAKHTLVIGVRRSKTFQTCKPSAHYQLPLATSCPGMCEYCYLSTTLGPKPYLRIYVNIEEILDITKNIIESRAPEITIFEGAATSDPIPVEKYTGNLKKTIEFFGQEPLGRFRFVTKFTDIENLLNAEHNNHTRFRFSLNCQQAIKQFEHGTPQLLDRVIAASKMLKSGYPIGFIIAPIFKFENWQDEYTELFTLLEKYLYENMPSNWSPKDLTFEFISHRYTLRAKSNILNVFPKSKLPMKEEERKFKYGQFGYGKYVYDPDDINELKEFFLNKTEKYFPGAKIEYFI